A part of Crassostrea angulata isolate pt1a10 chromosome 5, ASM2561291v2, whole genome shotgun sequence genomic DNA contains:
- the LOC128183155 gene encoding hsp90 co-chaperone Cdc37-like, giving the protein MTTINYSKWDHIEISDDEDDTHPNVDTASLFKWRHQARMERMEQSKKEKEEFEKGYKEHQQKMNEIKQKLKAADLNNDQEAQIAKTKLSELEEQERKWKEKEAELKKKDQLTPLNIDTICHDGKSKTVINKPAPKKELTEEEKSKKHAEFVEKHKAEAKKFGMLRRYEDSQQFLLDHPELVCEETANVLVIWCIDLAMEEKNDLMNHVAHQTIVMNFIMELAKQMDVDPRSCVRPFFSRIKLGEKQYMEAFNSELDAFKERITKRAKEKLQKAMEEYEEEERQKRLGPGGLDPVEVFESLPEVLQKCFESKDIASLQKAITELPEEEARYHMKRCVDSGLWVPEANKGQETEGKEKGEEEGEGEEVYEEVE; this is encoded by the exons ATGACAACGATCAATTACAGTAAATGGGACCACATTGAg ATCTCGGATGATGAAGATGACACTCATCCAAATGTTGACACAGCCAGTCTCTTTAAGTGGCGACATCAAGCCAGGATGGAGAGAATGGAGCAATCcaagaaagaaaaagaggagTTTGAGAAAGGTTACAAAGA ACACCAGCAAAAgatgaatgaaattaaacagAAATTAAAAGCAGCAGATCTG aaTAATGACCAAGAAGCACAAATTGCAAAGACAAAACTCTCAGAACTGGAGGAACAGGAAAGGAAATGGAAAGAAAAAGAAGctgaattaaaaaagaaagatcaA TTAACTCCCTTAAATATTGACACAATTTGCCATGATGGAAAATCCAAAACA GTGATTAACAAACCAGCACCAAAGAAAGAATTAACAGAAGAAGAGAAAAGTAAAAAACAT GCAGAATTTGTGGAGAAGCATAAAGCAGAAGCCAAGAAATTTGGGATGCTGCGTCGATATGAGGACAGCCAGCAGTTTTTACTGGACCATCCGGAGCTTGTGTGCGAGGAAACTGCAAATGTTCTCGTCATCTGGTGTATAGACCTGGCCATGGAGGAG AAAAATGACCTGATGAATCATGTGGCTCACCAAACAATAGTGATGAACTTCATCATGGAGCTCGCAAAACAGATGGATGTGGATCCACGCAGCTGTGTTCGACCTTTCTTCTCAAG AATAAAGCTGGGGGAAAAGCAATACATGGAGGCATTTAACAGTGAACTGGATGCTTTCAAAGAAAGAATTACAAAGAGAGCaaaagaaaaactacagaaaGCTATGGAGGAATATGAAGAG GAAGAGAGACAGAAGAGGTTAGGGCCTGGCGGACTTGATCCGGTGGAAGTGTTTGAGAGTTTGCCAGAG GTCTTACAGAAGTGTTTTGAATCTAAAGACATTGCGTCACTACAAAAGGCGATCACGGAGCTGCCTGAGGAAGAGGCGCGCTACCACATGAAGCGCTGCGTAGACTCCGGATTGTGGGTCCCCGAGGCCAACAAAGGCCAGGAAACCGAGGGCAAGGAGAAAGGTGAGGAAGAGGGGGAGGGGGAAGAAGTGTATGAAGAGGTGGAATGA
- the LOC128183154 gene encoding serine palmitoyltransferase 1-like, with the protein MASTFIPQTWEMYDMFQALLQAPSYHLFFEALLIIWIFKLLFFSKAYAPESVLTEKEKEELIAEWQPEPLAPEIPDDHPVLMAMENNIITGKPGKYVTINGKSCVNMATLNFLGMAGNPSVEAEAIKTLKKYGVGSCGPRGFYGTMDVHLELEDKIAKFMNCEEAILYAFGFATIASAIPAYSKRGDVIFADEGVCFAIQKGLVASRSKIKWFKHNDMEDLERLLIEQAKEDKKNPKKAKVTRRFLVVEGLYINYGDLCPLPKLVELKWKYKVRLFLEESLSFGVLGSNGKGVTEHYNISPDDIDLIAASLENAIGSTGGFCCGKKYIVDHQRLSGLGYCFSASLPPMLATAAIESLRLIDEKPGMLVELRENCEKIHSKLRDINGTVIVGEPISPVKHIRLAEPSTDRDFDVQTLQKIADLSRDNKVAVTLARYLEEEEHKLPLPSIRISVNNQLSDEEIDTVFTTLSEAFQKIITH; encoded by the coding sequence atggcgtcgaCGTTCATTCCTCAAACATGGGAAATGTATGATATGTTTCAAGCCCTGTTGCAGGCTCCCTCATATCATCTTTTCTTCGAAGCATTGCTTATCATATGGATTTTCAAGCTATTGTTTTTCTCTAAAGCCTACGCCCCAGAATCCGTCCTAACCGAAAAGGAAAAGGAGGAGTTGATTGCAGAATGGCAGCCGGAACCTCTAGCTCCCGAAATTCCAGACGACCACCCTGTTTTAATGGCGATGGAAAATAACATTATTACAGGGAAACCAGGAAAATATGTAACCATTAATGGAAAATCTTGTGTTAACATGGCTACATTAAACTTTCTTGGCATGGCAGGGAACCCATCTGTGGAGGCAGAGGCCATCAAAACTCTGAAAAAGTATGGAGTGGGATCATGTGGACCCAGAGGTTTCTATGGCACAATGGACGTCCATTTAGAACTTGAGGACAAAATAGCAAAGTTCATGAATTGTGAGGAAGCTATATTATATGCTTTTGGCTTTGCGACCATAGCGAGTGCTATCCCAGCTTACTCGAAACGTGGAGATGTAATATTTGCTGATGAGGGAGTATGCTTTGCTATACAGAAAGGACTCGTTGCCTCAAGAAGCAAAATAAAGTGGTTCAAACACAACGATATGGAGGATCTAGAGCGTCTACTTATTGAACAAGCAAAGGAGGACAAGAAAAACCCTAAGAAAGCCAAAGTGACCAGAAGATTTCTTGTTGTGGAAGGACTCTACATTAACTATGGTGACTTATGTCCTCTTCCAAAATTAGTTGAACTCAAGTGGAAGTATAAAGTCCGCCTTTTTCTGGAAGAGAGTTTGTCATTTGGCGTTCTTGGTAGCAATGGGAAAGGTGTAACAGAACACTACAATATCTCTCCAGATGATATTGACTTGATTGCGGCCTCATTAGAAAATGCTATTGGATCAACAGGAGGCTTTTGCTGTGGGAAGAAATATATTGTGGACCATCAACGTTTGTCAGGACTTGGATATTGCTTCTCAGCATCTTTACCTCCCATGTTAGCAACTGCAGCTATCGAGTCCCTGCGTTTGATTGATGAAAAACCAGGAATGCTTGTTGAATTGcgagaaaattgtgaaaaaattcaCAGCAAGCTGAGAGATATAAATGGAACCGTCATTGTAGGGGAACCTATTTCCCCAGTCAAGCACATTAGACTTGCAGAGCCAAGTACTGACAGGGACTTTGATGTGCAGACTCTGCAGAAGATAGCCGATCTCTCGAGAGACAACAAAGTTGCTGTGACGTTGGCTCGCTACTTAGAAGAGGAGGAACATAAACTTCCATTGCCAAGCATCCGGATATCTGTGAACAACCAGCTTTCAGATGAAGAAATTGACACTGTCTTCACTACACTAAGTGAAGCTTTTCAGAAAATCATCACTCATTAA
- the LOC128183156 gene encoding uncharacterized protein LOC128183156, producing the protein MFSYTLRALYRNINKCSLSGIKSRNFSRNIPWRNYGSAHLSREKETQAVTDSSKVKEIIDSYDTYLLDMDGTLWGTDHYSSIPGTPKAIEFLRKQGKEILFVTNNSFHSNSHYLNKFKSQGFEAEEDHVFGVAYAAALYLKEMLNVTGQVYVLGTHGMEDELNKFGLQHFGFGPDPDVSSLLVENLLNMEFRENVQAVLMGFDKDFHYNKIYKAASYLMDPNCHFVATNDVEIAVKIAPNRMQPTTGSLIQSVVAASKRKPTVVGKPHTLMFDCIMEKFPKTNPKRTLFVGDSLKADIRFANNVDIDSVLVLTGANTMKDLKDYPDAIPNFVMSSFAEFCIP; encoded by the coding sequence ATGTTTTCATACACGTTAAGGGCATTATACAGAAACATCAATAAATGCTCATTGTCTGGAATTAAAAGTAGAAACTTTTCCAGAAATATCCCATGGAGAAATTACGGAAGCGCCCATTTGTCACGAGAAAAAGAAACCCAAGCAGTGACAGATTCGTCCAAAGTGAAGGAGATAATCGATTCTTACGACACGTATCTGTTGGATATGGATGGCACCCTTTGGGGAACAGATCACTACAGCTCTATTCCAGGAACTCCAAAAGCAATAGAATTCTTGAGAAAGCAAGGAAAAGAAATTTTGTTTGTGACCAACAATAGTTTTCATTCCAATTCTCATTACTTGAATAAATTTAAGTCTCAAGGGTTTGAGGCAGAGGAAGATCATGTTTTTGGGGTGGCATATGCAGCAGCTCTTTACCTGAAAGAGATGCTGAATGTGACGGGGCAGGTTTACGTTTTAGGGACACATGGAATGGAAGACGAGTTGAATAAATTTGGACTGCAGCATTTCGGTTTTGGACCAGATCCAGATGTCTCCAGTTTGCTTGTTGAAAACCTCCTAAATATGGAATTCAGAGAAAACGTCCAGGCAGTGTTGATGGGCTTTGACAAGGACTTCCATTACAACAAAATCTACAAAGCAGCAAGCTACCTGATGGATCCTAACTGTCATTTTGTTGCAACCAATGATGTAgaaattgctgtgaaaattgcCCCGAACAGGATGCAGCCAACCACAGGGAGTCTAATTCAGTCAGTGGTTGCAGCCTCAAAACGAAAGCCCACAGTTGTAGGCAAGCCTCACACCCTGATGTTTGACTGCATCATGGAAAAATTCCCAAAGACAAACCCCAAAAGAACCCTGTTTGTCGGGGACAGCTTGAAAGCAGACATTAGATTTGCGAACAATGTTGATATTGATTCTGTTCTTGTGTTGACAGGAGCTAACACCATGAAGGATTTGAAGGACTACCCTGATGCCATTCCAAACTTTGTGATGTCATCGTTTGCTGAATTCTGTATACCATAG
- the LOC128183153 gene encoding uncharacterized protein LOC128183153 encodes MDKLRSKKRGFFAISTVLSSSSDKKRNKGNRQENDIYKENKAEFKYFKENQCASINANGDYQDFDGVTDDELEQGDTSDHSSSEVETAVSGSSCDDVHKASRKLQTFAKKSIRRDKKKEKEKQERKEKNKLSMDDFLSKQVEFITWLEEEKHKNPKAMSSPKRKAYFKSFLKLWNKRKLPQKYYRGSAEIQSPCPTHPTRTFSFADDEEEVVSFTRPKPKRLSIEPWGPPDSPFSTFGKTPPKHLLTSNLPLLESFSSVTDSSLSEETHNTSGSHRHDSLPKLGEYQMPKNALPMVESGVSTQSTYDRNVDNNATSLPGTPASSFPDNSPVYAVPWKPKPTPRKKPPVVAETVTSPPPPPVPPKSFLTDIDDDNNVTKQPTHHGQYASEIFTLAQEGERSTNYKQRGSNSVDRVSVTESCTSMEVDDCGQEMGEPRNEGWHSPIAGKPFSPPVKIRKTFFPQEQIYAEIDSLEMKPSESIASDSLDKSHAHGRISTKKNEDDVFIKQGSESQTTHTVVQSGSSSMVTSPESQVKHVVLENLQKTKENRFSFSKYLITPEKRAVATSKPSSFPENGKENVSSRKRLGHQHEMSLSGDGSSQKEKPKVLPRNIPKLRNEFRVTMTVSNGLHNVRNFVVGENNPPKTKNPNVKQNGFEKAKSQWKKEHHSGNAESKLEMSEKFSMSLDELGSPKAQSKEKVLETDIDSVPLPIMGSKTPPRKRKPLSNLQRSKSMETIIW; translated from the exons atggataaattaag GTCAAAGAAAAGAGGGTTTTTTGCCATTTCAACTGTCTTGAGCTCTTCAAGTGACAAGAAACGCAACAAAGGAAATAGACAGGAAAATGACATTTATAAGGAAAACAAAGCtgaattcaaatatttcaaagaaaatcaaTGTGCTTCAATAAATGCCAATGGAGATTATCAGGATTTTGATGGAGTTACTGATGATGAATTGGAACAAGGAGACACTTCAGACCACAGTTCATCTGAGGTCGAGACTGCAG TTTCAGGATCATCTTGTGATGATGTCCACAAAGCCAGTCGTAAGCTCCAGACCTTTGCCAAGAAGTCTATCAGGAGAGATAAGAAAAAAGAGAAGGAAAAGCaagagagaaaagaaaaaa ATAAATTATCCATGGATGATTTCCTGAGTAAACAAGTGGAGTTTATAACCTGGCTTGAAGAAGAG aagcATAAAAATCCCAAAGCAATGTCATCACCTAAAAGAAAGGCTTACTTCAAATCTTTCCTAAAATTGTGGAACAAAAGGAAATTACCACAG AAATACTACAGAGGCAGTGCTGAGATACAGAGTCCATGCCCCACCCATCCAACTCGAACGTTCAGTTTTGCGGATGATGAGGAAGAGGTGGTCAGTTTCACGCGCCCCAAGCCTAAGCGCCTGTCCATTGAGCCGTGGGGGCCACCCGATTCACCCTTCTCAACATTTGGAAAGACACCACCAAAACATCTCCTGACATCAAACCTTCCCCTATTGGAGTCTTTCTCCTCAGTG ACTGACAGTTCACTCAGTGAGGAGACCCATAATACATCAGGGAGCCACAGACACGACTCTCTACCA AAACTTGGAGAATACCAAATGCCTAAAAATGCTTTACCAATGGTAGAATCTGGGGTGTCAACTCAATCAACATATGATAG AAATGTTGATAACAATGCCACAAGCCTACCAGGTACCCCAGCCTCCTCATTCCCTGATAATTCCCCTGTGTATGCTGTACCATGGAAGCCTAAACCGACCCCCAGGAAAAAACCTCCAGTGGTTGCAGAGACGGTCACATCCCCACCTCCTCCACCCGTCCCCCCAAAATCATTTCTGACTGACATTGATGATGATAATAATGTTACAAAACAACCAACACATCATGGTCAATATGCTTCAGAAATTTTCACCCTAGCTCAGGAAGGTGAAAGAAGTACTAACTATAAACAGAGAGGTTCCAATTCCGTTGATAGAGTAAGTGTCACCGAGTCCTGCACTTCTATGGAGGTGGATGATTGTGGACAGGAAATGGGAGAACCACGAAATGAAGGATGGCACAGTCCCATAGCAGGAAAACCTTTCAGTCCGCCGGTAAAGATCAGGAAAACCTTCTTCCCTCAGGAGCAAATCTATGCAGAAATTGACTCTCTTGAAATGAAGCCTTCTGAAAGCATCGCATCAGATTCCCTTGACAAGAGCCATGCACATGGCAGAATATCTACAAAGAAAAATGAAgatgatgtgtttatcaagcaaGGTTCTGAATCACAGACTACCCATACAGTTGTTCAGAGTGGTTCATCTTCCATGGTTACTTCTCCAGAATCCCAAGTTAAACATGTGGTTTTAGAAAACttgcaaaaaacaaaagaaaataggtTCTCCTTCAGCAAATACCTGATAACTCCCGAAAAACGCGCTGTGGCCACCTCAAAACCTTCCTCTTTTCCTGAAAATGGAAAAGAGAATGTGTCGTCCAGGAAACGTCTGGGACATCAGCATGAAATGTCTTTATCAGGTGATGGTAGCAGTCAAAAGGAGAAACCAAAGGTACTGCCGAGAAATATTCCAAAGCTGCGAAACGAATTCAGGGTTACTATGACTGTTAGCAATGGTCTCCATAATGTAAGGAACTTTGTAGTGGGAGAGAACAACCCACCCAAAACAAAGAACCCAAATGTTAAACAGAATGGATTTGAAAAAGCAAAGTCTCAGTGGAAAAAAGAACACCATTCTGGTAATGCAGAGTCAAAATTAGAAATGAGTGAGAAATTCTCAATGTCCTTGGATGAATTAGGAAGCCCAAAGGCGCAATCAAAGGAGAAAGTTTTGGAGACAGATATTGATTCTGTTCCTTTACCAATCATGGGCTCCAAGACACCACCTCGGAAAAGAAAACCTTTATCTAACCTCCAGAGGTCAAAGTCTATGGAAACAATCATATGGTGA